GGAGTTAAAACTTATAGCTAAAACTCAAAGTTGTTTAACTAATAGGAGGGAGCTAATGATGTCTATTGGGGAAATAAAATCATTTACACaagatttttataaataactaaacatattattgatgtttagaATGTACATTCAAaagttattattttgaaatatttggtcttttactatttatatgttgaattttcttGAATTGCTAGATTTTTGTCATGTAATTTGACTATTCAAATTTGTGTAACCTTTTTTTGTACCATCTTTTGAGTACCTGGTTGTTATTCTAATGTATTGTTATATCTATTTTACATGCATGAAGATTATGGCACCTAATAAGCAATGGGTGGAACTTATTACCGATAGACTTGCTAATGCTTATATAGATGGGGTAGAGAATTTCTTGGATTATGCTTTTACAAAATTAGGAGAACCAATGTTGATCCATTGTCCATGTATTAAATGTGGTAATGCAACTTCTAGAACACGTGTTGTAGTTAGGTCACATTTAATAGTACATGGGATAATACCAAGTTATACTTTTTGGTATCACCATGGGGAGATGTTAGGTGAAGCACAAtcagattttgaatttatagatGATAATGACATTGAAGAGGATGACGGTGAGGATGAAATACATGGGTTGCTAAGAGATTTGTACCCCGATTTTGATGGAGATAATATGAATAATAGTACTGGTGATCATCTTCGGGAGGAGGAACCAAATGTTGAAGCAAAAAGATTTTATAGGTTATTGAAAGATCTTGATCTACAATTATATGAAAGTGCAAAAGTTTCTAAACTTTCTACTTTGATTAAATTGCTTCACCTTAAAAGTATTGGTCATTGGAGTAATGAGTCATTTACGATGCTATTAAAGTTTTTGAAAGATGATTTATTGCTTGATGGAACAAAGTTGCCGGATTCATATTATGAGGCAAAGAAGGTAATTCGAGATCTTGGGCTTTCTTGTAAGAAGATTGATGCATGTAAGAATGATTGCATGTTGTATTGGAAGGATGATAATTGTCTTCAATCGTGCAAAGTTTGTGGTGCATCTAGATGGAAGGATGCTAAACATAGTGGggaaacaaaattgaaaaaaggaaaaaagatacCATGCaagattttatgttattttcctCTAAAGCCAAGACTTCAAAGATTATTTATGTGCTCAAAGACATCTCCTTTGATGTCATGGCATCATGACAAAAGAGTTGATGATGGAATAATGAGGCATCCAGCTGATTCAATGGAATGGAAAAAATTTGATGAACTCCACCCATCTTTTGCAGTTGAACCTCGTAATGTACGACTTGGACTTGCTAGTGATGGTTTCCAACCATTTGGAATGTCGAGAACTCCCTACAACATTTGGCTTGTGGTACTTGTTCCTTATAATTTGCCCCCTTGGCTTTGCATGAAGCAAGagaattttattttgtcaatgCTTATACCTGGTCCTAATGGTCCTGGTGATGCAATTGATGTCTATCTACAACCTTTAATAGAGGAGTTGAGTGAATTATGGGAAACTGGAGTAGAGACATTCGATGCATCAACTAGAAAGAATTTTAAGTTACATGCATCTTTGTTGTGGACCATTAATGAATTTCCAGCATATGCCAATTTGTCTGGATGGAGTACAAAAGGAAAACTTGCTTGCCCATGTTGCATAAAAAAACTTGCTCTACAAGGCTAAAAAATGGCCAAAAAGAGTGTTATATAGGCCACAGGCGCTATCTTCCTCTTAATCACAAATGGAGAAATGATAAAGTGTCATTTGATAACACTATTGAGCATAGGCTACCACCAGAAATGTTGTCTGGTGATGATATACTTGATCAAGTTGCTGATTTAGATGGGTTGCCATTAACAAATGATCCAcggaaaaagattaaaatatcacataagaaaataggtgataaCTGGAATAAGAAGAGTATATTCTTTGATCTTCCATATTGGAAAACCTTATTGTTGCGATATAATcttgatgtgatgcacattgagAAGAATATATGTGACAATATTTTGGGGACAATTTTAGATATCAAAGGGAAAACAAAAGACACATTGAGTACTCGGTTGGATTTACAAGAAATGAATATACGGAAAGAATTGCATCCAATACAAAATGGAGATGAATATGAGTTGCCGGCAGCATCTTACACATTATCTGTTGAAGAGAAGCaaaaatttttcaattttttgaagaatttaaagGTCCTAGATGGATTTTCCTCAAATATTTCTCATTGTGTCAACCTTAAGGATAAAAAAATTTCGGGATTAAAAAGCTATGATTGTCATATAATT
This genomic stretch from Solanum stenotomum isolate F172 chromosome 10, ASM1918654v1, whole genome shotgun sequence harbors:
- the LOC125842859 gene encoding uncharacterized protein LOC125842859, with product MAPNKQWVELITDRLANAYIDGVENFLDYAFTKLGEPMLIHCPCIKCGNATSRTRVVVRSHLIVHGIIPSYTFWYHHGEMLGEAQSDFEFIDDNDIEEDDGEDEIHGLLRDLYPDFDGDNMNNSTGDHLREEEPNVEAKRFYRLLKDLDLQLYESAKVSKLSTLIKLLHLKSIGHWSNESFTMLLKFLKDDLLLDGTKLPDSYYEAKKVIRDLGLSCKKIDACKNDCMLYWKDDNCLQSCKVCGASRWKDAKHSGETKLKKGKKIPCKILCYFPLKPRLQRLFMCSKTSPLMSWHHDKRVDDGIMRHPADSMEWKKFDELHPSFAVEPRNVRLGLASDGFQPFGMSRTPYNIWLVVLVPYNLPPWLCMKQENFILSMLIPGPNGPGDAIDVYLQPLIEELSELWETGVETFDASTRKNFKLHASLLWTINEFPAYANLSGWSTKGKLACPCCIKKLALQG